A stretch of the Lactuca sativa cultivar Salinas chromosome 9, Lsat_Salinas_v11, whole genome shotgun sequence genome encodes the following:
- the LOC111920551 gene encoding classical arabinogalactan protein 9 encodes MDRNAVFLTAFICIVISSVGGQSPSSSPTTSPPQVVASPPPTTTAPPPQVASPPTSTPPPVAAPPTVASPPPTTPPPVASPPPATPPPVASPPPATPPPVASPPPATPPPVASPPPAPLASPPAPVPVSSPTPSVTPTVAPSPLLSSPPAPPTGAPSPSLATDLSPAPSATDVSGVEKMGSMVGSIVFGCALVYSLF; translated from the exons ATGGATCGCAACGCCGTCTTCCTCACGGCTTTCATCTGCATTGTCATCTCCTCCGTCGGcggtcaatctccctcttcctccCCCACCACTTCCCCACCACAAGTCGTCGCATCTCCTCCTCCTACCACCACCGCTCCCCCACCTCAAGTCGCATCTCCACCAACCTCCACTCCTCCCCCTGTAGCCGCACCTCCCACCGTTGCCTCACCACCACCAACTACTCCTCCTCCTGTTGCTTCACCACCACCGGCTACCCCTCCTCCTGTTGCATCACCACCTCCTGCTACTCCTCCTCCTGTTGCATCACCGCCACCAGCTACTCCTCCTCCTGTCGCCTCACCACCACCTGCTCCACTCGCTTCCCCCCCTGCTCCTGTCCCCGTTTCATCTCCCACTCCTAGTGTGACTCCGACGGTTGCTCCTTCTCCTTTACTTTCAAGCCCACCGGCACCTCCCACCGGTGCTCCTTCTCCTTCTCTAGCCACCGATCTATCTCCGGCACCATCTGCTACCGATGTG AGTGGCGTAGAAAAGATGGGTTCAATGGTTGGGAGCATTGTTTTTGGATGTGCTCTTGTTTACTCGTTATTCTAG